The following are encoded in a window of Acinonyx jubatus isolate Ajub_Pintada_27869175 chromosome D4, VMU_Ajub_asm_v1.0, whole genome shotgun sequence genomic DNA:
- the PRRT1B gene encoding proline rich transmembrane protein 1B, with the protein MDAGADAKGGGGPAAPQDPRGPALPQLPRRPQLLDEDGGPSEEVAVDAGSSPAPEEPRAESQAEASTAAPPEAEATGEARLGPKVAVGGVPNIGFVGEPPPYAPPDPKAVHLLYPPFPQGPVLFQPGPSPQALYPPPPAAPLYPAPTTPPLFASFPVYNSPVASMPAPPLVEHRPLPKDYMMESVLVTLFCCLLTGLIAIVYSHETRAALSRGDLAQAEEASRKARSLVLFSLLFGVFVSTSWVIYVVVALYLP; encoded by the exons GAGCGGACGCAAAAGGGGGCGGCGGCCCCGCAGCCCCCCAGGATCCCCGCGGCCCCGCGCTGCCCCAGCTCCCGCGCCGCCCTCAGCTCCTGGATGAGGACGGAGGGCCCAGCGAGGAAGTGGCCGTGGATGCGGGCAGCTCCCCGGCCCCGGAGGAGCCCCGGGCTGAGTCCCAGGCCGAGGCCTCGACGGCGGCCCCTCCCGAGGCCGAGGCCACGGGCGAGGCCAGACTGGGGCCCAAGGTGGCCGTCGGAGGGGTGCCCAACATCGGCTTCGTGGGCGAGCCCCCGCCCTACGCACCGCCGGACCCCAAGGCAGTGCACCTGCTCTACCCGCCCTTCCCGCAGGGGCCCGTCCTCTTCCAGCCTGGCCCCTCGCCCCAGGCCCTGTACCCGCCGCCACCGGCCGCGCCCCTGTACCCCGCGCCCACCACGCCACCGCTCTTTGCATCGTTCCCGGTG TACAACAGCCCCGTGGCCAGCatgcccgccccgcccctggtGGAGCACAGGCCCCTGCCCAAGGACTACATGATGGAGTCCGTGCTCGTGACCCTCTTCTGCTGCCTCCTCACGGGGCTCATCGCTATCGTCTATTCCCACgag ACGCGTGCAGCCCTGAGCAGGGGGGACCTGGCCCAGGCCGAGGAGGCTTCCCGCAAGGCCCGCTCGCTCGTGCTCTTCAGCCTgctctttggggtctttgtgTCCACCAGCTGGGTCATCTACGTGGTCGTGGCCCTGTACCTCCCCTGA